In the genome of Crassostrea angulata isolate pt1a10 chromosome 6, ASM2561291v2, whole genome shotgun sequence, the window aatttgctcataTATCTACAGaagaaagggagaaaacattcaaaattgaatagcaacaaaacatcgtaagtaaacatgggtgaagcaaaggtttttaaagagtatttgaaaggtgagattgaaaattttgaagagtttaaatgagttaaattggacgagatgtttgggatcttgtacatggctttgcttagatcatcgctatttgtgaataaatatgtcgcttgatagtcctcgagaaaacaaaacacttattaggttagttactgactcactacggaaatatattgggttgatcaatctcatagacggctcggctacGCCTCGCCATCTCTGAGATtaatcaacccaatatatttccgtagtgagtcagtaactaacctaataagtaataatatatatatatataattgcatgcacatgtaaatgtatgaattCATACTTGTACCCTATCCATATAAAGGCCTCTTACGTCCGCTGCAGCTGAACGACTATGGAGTGAAAAGAATGTTAGAAATATAGAGGAAGCAGCCCCGCGCCTTGAAGAACACCGATGCAGAATGCTTAGGTACTAGTACTTTTACACTAAATTGATGCGGTTctgtttattcataaaatttaaagcaaaagcaatttcaaaatttacgaCACAGTTGTGTGTATGATTAATACGtagtaaagtttttaaaatatttcattttcatacacTCAATAATTGTCGAAGATTTGTTCTATAACTTACGTGTTTTCATGATCAAAGGCGAAATATTCCAGTGGGAAGTGCAAGTGGTCCGGGATTCTGTATAACTGAAGGATATTCCGATGAGAAGAAACCCAGACATCAAGTTCTAAGTGAAGAAATTTTTAGGTATATGCCATTGATCTCACCCGTCAACGAAAAGGTATTTTGTGCTTTTTATAAAGCGATGACATATTCTGATATCAAACTTGATAAAAACTTAAAGTATCAGTAATTTGGAACACATTTTGCCCTCTATGTTTCTATCACTTACAGTTACAGACACCTATCAAAATGGAACATGAATAGCGTGTCCttttcttatatacatgtatttttctataataaaaagataattGGAAGTCAATTGCCTCTTTACTTTTCGTCTGCCCCCTCCACTTAAAAGATCTAGAATCGATATTATATGTCTTAAATACAAAGAGAAAAGTACAgtaattatgaataaattattACCGCACTTtctcctttaatttttttttttcattttcgttTCAGTATTTGGTCAATCTCACAACTCTGATTTTCTGTATTGGACTGCTTGGATTTAtagtattatttaaaaaatcacgaCGTGCTTTACTTGACCATAAGCCATGACAAGAAATCTTTTCAGACGACGTTTTGTTTGTCTTTGTTTTtgcgttttgttttgttttatgttttgtcACGATTTTGTATATCAGCAATGCACACTGCCTCCCTGTGATCAAATAAACGTCAATCCGACATTGTGTTTACTCAATTTTATCTTGCTAAATGAATAATACagtcatttttgtttttcttacttttttgtttgtttttcttgcaacaaaattttgaattatatgtTTTGTTGCACACCTGAATAAATTTAGTTgtattattaagaaaaaaaataatatatatatatatatatatatatatatatatatatatatatatatatatatatatatatataaatatatatatatatatatatatatatatatatatatatatatatatatatatatatatatatataatccaaaatgagtaaagttaatccacacaagtattaaataataaaaaataacagaaagcgaGTCCAAAagtctaccggtttcattataatcttcaggagtttttcaaaactcctgaagattataatgaaaccgatagagttttgaatcggctttctgttattttatatatatatatatatatatatatatatatatatatatatatatatatatatatatatatatatatatatatatatatatatatatatatacactactTTCGAACACCGATTATTTAAACTTCTCTGTTCTGTCTAGGCATGTAACCATGTAACGTAATCTTAGAACTTTAGAGGCTGCCTTTCAATGATAAACAACATCTTCATATAAATctctattaatattttaactGTAGTAAGTGTTATTTTGTCATTATGTGTATTAAAGATATAAAACATTCATATTGCAAGACCATctgaatgttttcatttaagAAGAATTTTATACATCTCTGTATATCTTGTCGCCtgaaacaaaatttgtaaaccaCAACATAAATATCGCTGATGCCTGTATTTCGAAAACAATGGCATGGACTACTGTTCTATTTTTTACAGTACTCAATAAACTGCTTCGTTTCAAGCGTTTGTACATTTTTAGTACAATTATATGTAGTCCCTTTAAGCTCCATGTATCGATCCATTGGAAAATATAACAGAGTTAATCTTAACCAGGTAACGAGACTAAACCCCCAccctagctgcaggactgtagctcccggtctgaaaaaattcggatggacgacctgggagctacagtgcctcccatagtaaaaaactgcaatttacggcacacaaaaaattgcgctaattttggactgattaatctcatttacgatcacattctgtacaaatatttgatcccaaaaaattcctcggacattttactacagatatcgtcacttcacttgcctcttatattcttttaaacaccatcacagCCCTGCAAATTAAAgtggtgcaagtttgtttacatttaaaaatggcgactctcgatctcgacgtaaattaacatacttcattttccgaggtcggttatcatgtttaagagaaagtctgaggcaagtaaagtgacgatatcagtagtaaattggcagaagaatttaatggtacaaattatttttacagaatttgagTAAAAATCAGGTTAATAAGTCCACAattagcgcaattttttgtgcgccgtaaattgcagatttttcctatgggaggcactgtagctcccaggtcgtccatccgaaatttttcagaccgggagctacagtcctgcagctaccCCCACCCCagaaaaacatcacatatatcgACAATTGTGTAATATTGGGGGAAATGCTTTTGCAGATTAAAATCTGCCACTCCTTGCGCAGGGCTACAGATAGAAAATCAATACTTTTATTAATCTCAGATACATATAACTTTTATTACCGTTCATCGTTACAATCAATATAACGGCATTCATATGCATAATGTCGTGCATGCACTCTAAAACACAATAAATCTGGAGTATATTGAGTATCAACCACATCTTGTAGCGAGCAATCACAAGGTTAAAGGTTTTATAAAAACCAATAAAGGGgaaatataatatacaaatgtaaCATGCTCAGGCTATGTATACTAGATCAGAACTTAAATCCGCTTTGTGGGTAATGCATGTGCACATCTATGAACGAAATAGAACCTggtatacatttataatgactGACCGGACTTAgttctaaataaattttagtAAAGAACGGAAGAACAACCAAGCTAGataacttaaaaaagaaaatttcaacaCTATATAAAGTGGAAAGCGGCTTTCATAAATTCACAGGAAAGGCGTTGGTTGATATGGAGTCATCGATAAAAACCGTTTCATTCCATAGCAAGAAATTATGGATAATATCGGCTGTATTAAGGTGAATGTGAAACGACAAACTGTAGCGGCACAATCATGCATGCAATGCATTTAGCCCTTAATACATTGTCATCATCAACAATTGATGCAATGGACATACTGCACGGATCGGTGTGCGCttcaaaaatgtacatgtatatataaatagtaAATCTTGTCGCCAGaagcaaaatatgtaaaacccAACATCAACACCACTGATGCCTTTAaaatgacatatacatgtacatacatatcaCAGCCTATAAAACACATCtataattcagaaaaaaatcttttaaacagGTACAGTGATAATGATATATCCCCGGTAAGAGCACATTGTAGGTACCGGGGACTTACGAACAGTCATGTACAATGCTTTCAAACACGAGGCTAGGTCGTGCACCGAAGCATGAGTTTCTCTTTATATACGTAACGaacatgtaaacaataatttaatataaaatcgcaaaacacttaatatgataaataaagttgactaaattcaaaattattaattacgACATTGAGCATGAGTTATTGTTATCACATTGGTTGAAATTAATTGCACGAGATGACGACATATATTTATGAAgtctaataaacaaaaatatcagtACAATATCGAACCAGTTTTATCATTGTGGTTGAAATTGGTGTCCATTTTGGCACcatgtatttctatttttatagaACTGCTCCAATCATAAGTCGTATCACTGTCACGTGGCCGAACTCGGACATGCCAAACGGTGTCACCTCGGTTCAGATCCCATTTTACCTTGCACAAAGAAACCGATTGGTCAGTTTTGTAAATCCGTATCACCGGTATTCTTTTTTCAGTCAGAAATTCCCATTCCGTGCCTGTCATAATTTCAACGTCGAATAAAATATTGGCACCGAGTTGGGCGTTCTCAACCGACCACTTGATATCCATCTGAGTAGGGGAATTTGAGTCAATGATGGCTTCTGCCTTAGAGAGCAAGACCGTCGGAGGTTTGCTTAAATCTTCTGAAGAATTCTGTTCAAAAAGTTTTGGCAGTGTAAAATCAGTATCGTCTTGTTTCTGTTTAAATGTGTCTTGAAATGGGAGCGAATACTGTctgttaaaattgaattttggaGAGATGTTTTCTGCATAGTCATTTCTATAACTGCAAAAGAAAAACAGtgaaatttaatcaaaagaaaaggtttacatgaaattaatttttgctTAACAGAGTAAACCATTAAAGCTTCTGTAGAGAGACAGATTATATTaaataagtatacatgtacatatatactgCCAATACATCAAACTTGCAAGGTTAAATTCTCTTAAACTTGTCAGTTCTGTAAAAAGTTTCGAGTCCATCACACTAAAAATTGATGTTAAATCAATATCAGTCAACAGAATCATCCATGTTGATTTGGAAAAATTGAAACAGATTTTATGACCGACTACATAAACATAATAGTGACTTTCTTATGAGAGACTGTATTTTTGAATGATCATCTAAAATACTCTTTTGAGTCATTGATATTGTTCCAATAACTCAATAAAAGTTCGTCTGGATGACACATAGGAGAGACTCCATATTGTATAACGCAAAAGCaccagtcattttttttatgaccATGCTTGAGtcatttaaaatgtaacattcaaaataaaaaggtgTTTGTTACATACAACGTAAGTCtattgaagtttttaaaaaaccgCAGACAGCACTGACAGAGGTCACAGcggaaaaaatattgtttaagatTAGGTTCATGAAGTGCTGGCAAAAGCGGGTAACTCCTTGATTGGATATTAGATGCTTACGAACATATCACATCTTTGGTACTTCAAAAAATATGTACACTCGTAAATTTTATCTAAGGAAACGAATTTCTttaactgtttttattgttaCCAACTCCTTGCttaattatttttgtacatgttCAGTAGAATGAAATCAGCTTTGTTATTTTTAACACGTGCACCCTTCCATGTCAATACACACACGCATAACTACCTTTCATAATAAACTAATGATGGTTTATGCTAAGTGCCGGCAAAAGttctatcatttaaacaaatatacagAAGTTGTATTGTTAAGTTTGACATCAAgacaaaagaaagaaatatgtAGTTTTATTTACGTTATTAATAAACCGTAGACGTATGTGATCACCTGTGAAAAACACCTGTATTGAATACATTTAAAGTAGACAAAATCGAACTTTCGGTCTATTGATTAATCGAGTTAGGAATTCTTACATGTAGTTACTGATTTAATATAAGAAGATTAAAAGGATCCATACacacatgtaataaatataaaggaCCCATTTCTACGCTGTATGCGTTTCTCATTGTCAATCGATACGACTGAAATTTCGAAATGTCAACATTCTAGCGTCGTGAATACATAATTATGCCGAGAAAACCCAgtagacattttacaaaataataccGTACTTCACAATTTACAATAGCCCGCATAatatggattttaaaaaatgaaatatatttatttacatattatacTTACCAGAAAGGCAGGTGCCCCTCGGAGTCGGTCCGGGGGAGGGACACCTGTCGTATCCCCGCCCCATCGGTGAAGGTGACAGCGTCCTCTGTCCCCAGACTCACCTTCAGGTCGTCTGTTAAATTCGTCTCCATTTTCCAACGACCCTTCGTCTCCCACAGCTCAACGGAGACATTGAGATCAGCTGTAGGTTTTAACATGACGAATGGCCTGGTAATTTAAATATTCCGATTAAATGGATCCCCTTGTGACGGatcacactttttttttctctattgaAGTTACACAGTTCCTTTTTCTTCGGCCAAGCATGACGCGCTTCACAACCTGTTCAATACACATCTATCttacgatattttttttatcagttcaACTTAAAGGTTTTGGCTTTCGACCTCACTGACAGAGGGACCTGTTATTCACTTGTATTCTATAACACCGAGATACCAGGTTTGCTTTTGTTTACCTGAACTTTAGATAACATTAAAAAGGAGTTATCGCGCTTATTATTCAAGATAAAAcgtgatatatatatacgtcTCAACCTGTCTTTGAATGGGTAAATTTGACTTGAACCTAATAGTTCAATAGCTGGGTTCGAAGAAAGAAGGTACATTTTACAAACCAATCGTTTGTAAAAATCGGTCATGATTTATTGTGGTATTGAATGATATTCTATGAATATAAACAACAGTTCAATGATTATTGATGCGTGTTTAGCATCCCTTTGGAATTCTTCCTGACACTCAGACGTCACTGATTCCGTCCATTAATCACCCTTATTCAGCATTCGGTGCCCAAGGCTATGATAGTGTAACAGATCGCATTTTTTGTAGTAAATAGTATTGGAAATTTGGGACTAAAAATAGGTCGCAGCATTTGTTTTTCCAATTACAGTTGTACAAAAACTTGTAATTATACCTATTTCGGTTGTAGCTAGGTTGTAATTTCACGTTGGTGTTTGATATATAGactttaattcaattaaataaacataggatatttttttattttgtcgttttgaaaataatttgaactttaaaatcaatatatctTGTGAAAAAGACCaacgaagaaaatgaacgtattAGTTGATCAATgcgtgctctctctctctctctctctctctctctctctctctctctctctctctctctctcggcaTTTAGGGGGCTCGAGCATACGAAAACTTATACatctttttattaattgattCAGAATTAATAGCgaaaattttattacaaaaaaaaacaaacaaacaaacaaaaaaaacccacaaacatAAACTCAagacaaaaaaacaaaaacaaaatgaatatgcaaaaatgtttctttccctttcttgaatattgttttatttttgagtCGCCAAAGGACAGAGCCGAAGTTATTCATCCCTCTATGATAATTTACAAATAGAGCTGACTGCAGAGTTGAGATGGAGAGTTTGAGGTGACTGCTCCCCATTGGGGACCCGTGTGGTACTTTGATCATTAGATCAATCAATGACCTCGTTATGACACGAAGGGTTTTCTCTATCACATCAACATCAATATCGAAACTGAGATATCCACGAAAAACAATGCCCAtgtcttcattttttattggaGCTATCACATCTAGGGTGGGTAGTAGCCATTTTCTCTCTAGAATATCACTTCCGAAGTGGGTCCATGTTTCCGGGGAAGGGGTATCTAAGGTCAATTGCTGCATGATTAACAGAGGGTCTGAACCCTCTCCCTTTTTTCACCGTACATGTCTAAGGATCGAGTTTGAAGTTAGACCTGTAGTAATCAAAGCTCAATTTTtcttcaatcattttaaaagaatttcatcATGCCAGTGTCCGTCACATAACGGGATCTGGTCAAGCAGAAAGCTTAGTCTAGTAACAGTCatgagtttttttgtttttattatttttgtcccAGCATCCTCTCACACGCCAGTAAGGCATTGATCGACACACTTTTGGTATTACAGCCAATGGTCATCCCAATCAATCCCACACTTTGCCAACAAGAATCAACCTACGAGAAGCCTGCATGCTTGCTATCTTTGTTATTGAGCTACCCACCCAAGGTCAGagaaacttgttaaaaacacaaCTATATTAACAATcgatattttctttgatgattgaAATGATCAGAATATCAATGTCACTTTCAGTTTTTGAACTCATGACCCCTAGAGCTTTTTTTGTGACAACAATTAGAGTTAAAAGTTTTGTGTAAGTAAATATAGAAGGGGATACCAAATGAATACTAGTTTTACCCTTTGTCCCATCAGGGCTGCGTACACAATGCGATCCTGTGTCGTCCAGACGTTAGGTCCTCAAAACGCCtggaacgccatgcgacggcgtGTATTTTGAATACAGCCTGCACAAATCATGGACCGTGCTCAGAGTTCTTATACACTCTCAAAAGAAACGAAGAAGGGTCTTGGTCGTCACCGTTGCCGTGCGATATGGTCTCCAACAGCGCCGCAAGAGTTGCGATCCTTTGGCGCTCTAAAGAAACGCACATGATCGCTGTATGGACGCAGGTGTAGCTAACTGCGCTTGCACAGGGACCTCTTGGAGTCCTTTGAGGCGtttttgcatttttgttcagGAAAAACAACCATGTTTATTCTTATACTGGCTATGTCACGGGTGCCCATTTGTGCTTTCAAAATATTCAGGAAAATGAACATTATAACCAATATAGAAGTTTGTCCGAGCACCATATTCCCTGACCTTAAGGCTTCCAATTTGAAAATTAGTTGTCCACTCCATGTCTCCGATGACTGAAGATAATTGGAAGCACTTCTACAACATGAAATCGAtggcatatttttattttatttaaatacatgtatcaagataataaatggaaaaattttagaaaaagacAGATATTCTTGTCTTAACATATCATTTGAGTAATATAACATTGATCACGCATATGTGGCCATGAAGTTTAACGTTATGCAAGTCAAACGCCAAAATTAAATCCACATTGGAGTTCTCCGTTGACTAAAAACGATCAAGACTTTTTGTCGCAAGAAAATAAAACTCAGTCTTCAAACCGTAAGTAATACCTATGGGAAATCTTGGTACAATCCTTTATTACCCAAACTatgcagggttttttttcctaATAATAGTGGGGCGACGTCagcaacaaaatttaatttgttgagAGGAGGTTGAACACAACTGATACTGGGAAGAAAAAGTACTTTAATTTCGTCTTAAAAAATTACGCTTGATGAAGAATTTGATAAAACTTCAAAAAGCctctgaaattatttttaaacaacctTAATCAACTTTTTGATATAAAGTAAAATAGAGTGATACAAAGTAGAATAACTTAAAgatagaattgtaaaaaaaaaaaaaacccaaaagatAGCATTGCTGGTAGTCACTAATGAAACGGACGTACTTTTTGATATATTGCGTCCATTTACCAAGTGTCCAAAAATGGACACATGTGGATAATCTTActtaatgtaaaatttgactattttaaaacaaataaacggTAGTTCGGAGGATTaccaaaatatgaaaagttataGTAATTCTCCAAAAATGCAGTTTATATGGGGTGATTTTATCTTCTTTCATTGAATTTTAACCGCCAAATTAGGCCAAATATAGTGCTCCGCACAAATATTCTGCGCTCTAATACTGTCTGATTGTTGTAACACAGTAAATAGGAATAAAaccaaaaaagttttcaaaaataaatgaacGCCAAAAAGCAATCACTTGATTGTAACATTATCAAATACATTGTTAGTAGTAAAATCGTAGACTTATGAGAGTATGTATTACAGCCGATCTCTTTCTACTTTGGACTATGTCTCTATTGCCATGTGGCCAAAACTTCCCTGGCAGCAATAAATACGTTATTAGAAAGCCctgtaatttaattataaaattagcCACCGCATTTCGGCAAACACATCGGATGTATTGACAAATTCCGTGAGTATTCCAACTATACGAGGGCCCAATTCCCCACGGTGGGATTCCATGCCGATCTTCTATTTCAGTGTACAGCTGTATATAGCGACTGGCGAATACTGCCCCCTCTGTGTGTTACGCCACAGGACCTAGCTAGGATACCAGCACATCATAGAGTCAGCTAATATTGTAATAGATGATGAATCGTTCACCCCGGGCGTGCCTGCTGCTATTGTCTAGCTGCTCTCAAGCGATTTCGCTCTTCAATCCGCCCGTTTGATTTCTTTACTAGGGCTGTTTAACCATCACTTTATTTCGAGTTATATGGACCTCCATCGGTATTTGCAGTGTTTTCTCCCTGCAAGCCACAAGACTGACTGTTCGGtcgatgttttttgttttgcaatGATTCCTTCGAAGTGAAATGATTTGAATGTACAAATTGGATATACCTTTGATATGAATTAATAACGTAAGTATAAATATGGTTGTATATATAACTGATATTTGtaattctttttgaaatattttttatgacgaaaacaaattttacgAGCAAAAGAAGACTAGTATTcaagtttatatataaataaaatattaacagtACAAcactaattttattaattttcctttatttttcattcc includes:
- the LOC128190671 gene encoding uncharacterized protein LOC128190671 — its product is MLKPTADLNVSVELWETKGRWKMETNLTDDLKVSLGTEDAVTFTDGAGIRQVSLPRTDSEGHLPFCYRNDYAENISPKFNFNRQYSLPFQDTFKQKQDDTDFTLPKLFEQNSSEDLSKPPTVLLSKAEAIIDSNSPTQMDIKWSVENAQLGANILFDVEIMTGTEWEFLTEKRIPVIRIYKTDQSVSLCKVKWDLNRGDTVWHVRVRPRDSDTTYDWSSSIKIEIHGAKMDTNFNHNDKTGSILY